A stretch of the Salmo salar chromosome ssa20, Ssal_v3.1, whole genome shotgun sequence genome encodes the following:
- the LOC106580005 gene encoding CCN family member 1, which translates to MFSLVSLRRTVSTLFVLLSSAAVMVESDCPAQCSCDPSPPLCPVGVSWVTDACGCCKVCARQFNQDCSPSQPCDHIKGLHCHLGAGGDPERGLCRAEAKGRSCEFSGRVYQHGEDFQPSCQHQCSCMDGVVGCMPLCPHQVSLPDWRCSRPRLARPLGRCCAEWVCDDNNHISEDPEEPPQAALPNPQPLPNHINNQLQEQPHYQASTGVTFREVVSLPMSQVSLSARCFPQTTDWTECSTTCGMGISSRVTNNNADCRLVRETRLCQVRQCDLRLTPAIKREKKCQRSVRPREPISINFAGCSTARHYRPRSCGSCADRRCCTPSLTRTVRLRFHCPGGEGFTRNVMWIQRCSCKKSCHNHGSPSRPSVSLHNDIHTFRH; encoded by the exons ATGTTTTCTCTGGTTAGTTTGAGAAGGACTGTTTCTACCCTGTTCGTTCTCCTCTCCAGTGCTGCTGTCATG GTGGAGAGTGACTGTCCTGCCCAGTGCTCTTGTGACCCATCACCCCCATTGTGCCCAGTGGGCGTTAGCTGGGTGACAGACGCCTGTGGCTGCTGTAAGGTGTGTGCCAGGCAGTTCAACCAGGACTGCAGCCCCAGCCAGCCCTGTGACCACATCAAGGGCCTGCACTGCCACCTGGGGGCTGGGGGAGACCCAGAGAGAGGCCTGTGCCGAG CGGAGGCCAAGGGCCGGTCCTGCGAGTTCAGCGGGCGTGTCTACCAGCATGGAGAGGACTTCCAGCCCAGCTGCCAGCACCAGTGCAGCTGCATGGACGGGGTGGTGGGCTGCATGCCACTCTGCCCCCACCAGGTGTCCCTGCCCGACTGGCGCTGCTCCCGGCCCAGGCTGGCACGGCCCTTGGGCCGCTGCTGTGCAGAGTGGGTCTGTGACGACAACAACCACATCAGTGAGGACCCAGAGGAACCTCCACAGGCAGCTCTGCCCAACCCACAACCCCTCCCAAACCACATCAACAACCAGCTCCAGGAACAGCCACACTATCAGGCCAGCACTGGAGTCACCTTTAGAG AGGTGGTGTCCCTCCCCATGTCCCAGGTGTCGCTAAGCGCCAGATGCTTCCCACAGACCACTGATTGGACGGAATGTTCCACTACCTGTGGGATGGGCATCTCCAGTCGGGTGACTAATAACAACGCAGACTGCCGGCTGGTCAGAGAGACACGACTGTGTCAAGTCCGCCAATGTGACCTGCGACTTACCCCAGCAATCAAG AGGGAAAAGAAGTGCCAGCGTTCAGTGCGCCCTCGGGAGCCAATCAGCATCAACTTTGCTGGCTGCTCCACGGCACGGCACTATCGACCTCGCAGCTGCGGCTCCTGTGCGGACAGACGATGCTGCACCCCTTCACTGACCCGTACCGTCCGCCTGCGCTTCCACTGTCCCGGCGGAGAGGGCTTCACACGCAACGTCATGTGGATCCAGCGCTGCAGCTGCAAGAAGAGCTGTCACAATCACGGCTCCCCCTCAAGGCCCTCTGTCAGCCTGCACAATGACATCCACACCTTCAGGCACTGA